The sequence CATGACCCGCACGCGGAGCATGTTGCCGGAGCGCTCGGACTCGATCGTGACCGTGCCGCCGACCTTAGCCAGACCGTGCTCGACGGCGTTGGTCACCAACTCGGTGAGCACCACCGCCAGGGCGGTGGCATCGGTGGCCGGGACCCGGCCGAAGGTGCCGGTGCGCACGGTCTTCACGTGCGCCTCACCGGAGGCGACGTCAGCAGCCAGCCGCAGCGTGCGTCCGAAGACCTCGTCGAAGTCCACCACCTCGTCGATCGTCTGGGAGAGCGCCTCGTGCACAGTGGCGATCGTAGCCACCCGGCGCATCGCCTCCTCGAGGGCGGAACGAGCGTCGGTGGAGTCGGTGCGGCGCGCCTGCAACCGGAGCAGGGCGGCCACGGTCTGCAGGTTGTTCTTCACCCGGTGGTGGATCTCCCGGATGGTGGCGTCCTTGGTGAGCAGCTCACGTTCCCGGCGGCGCAGTTCGGAAACGTCGCGCACCAGAAGCACCGCCCCCACTCGCTGGCTGTACTCGGTGACCGGCACCGCACGCAGGGACAGGCTCACCCCTCGCGCCTCCACCTCGGTGCGCCAGGCCGCCCGGCCCATCACCACCAGCGGCAGCGACTCGTCCACGGGGGAGCTCGCCTCGATCAGCGGGGTGACCACCTCGGCGAGCGGACGCCCGACGATCTCGTCGGTCACCCCGAGCCGGTGGAAGGCGGACAGCGCGTTCGGGCTGGCATACAGCACGTCGCCCTCGCTGTTCAGCCGAACCAGCCCGTCACCCACGCGCGGTGCCCCACGGCGCGGGCCGGTAGCAGCGTTCGGGAGGGGGAACTCACCGCGGGAGATCATCCCGCACAGCTCGTCAGCCGACTCGACGTAGTTGACCTCGAGCCGGCTAGGCGTGCGGCTGGCGCCGAGGTAGGTCTCCCGTGCGATCAACGCCAGAGTCCTGCCGGCCCGGACCACCGGGATGATCTCCTCGCGGATGGCGTATGTGCCGTTCCATCGGGCCTCTTTGGCGCGGCTGATCCCCTCGCGCTCGCGTGCCCGCGTGAGTGTGTCGCGC is a genomic window of Ruania zhangjianzhongii containing:
- a CDS encoding sensor histidine kinase, producing MGELVKQHSDLTTQDAEWLHLLVGDWQVISDLAFADLVLWLPTTGGDFVAVAHSRPSTGATVHHDDVVGSSVPDSLRDTLTRAREREGISRAKEARWNGTYAIREEIIPVVRAGRTLALIARETYLGASRTPSRLEVNYVESADELCGMISRGEFPLPNAATGPRRGAPRVGDGLVRLNSEGDVLYASPNALSAFHRLGVTDEIVGRPLAEVVTPLIEASSPVDESLPLVVMGRAAWRTEVEARGVSLSLRAVPVTEYSQRVGAVLLVRDVSELRRRERELLTKDATIREIHHRVKNNLQTVAALLRLQARRTDSTDARSALEEAMRRVATIATVHEALSQTIDEVVDFDEVFGRTLRLAADVASGEAHVKTVRTGTFGRVPATDATALAVVLTELVTNAVEHGLAKVGGTVTIESERSGNMLRVRVMDDGSGMEPQAAMNGLGTQIVRTLVATELDGSIDWAPLEGGGTEVVLKARLAEIREA